Proteins from one Plasmodium relictum strain SGS1 genome assembly, chromosome: 10 genomic window:
- a CDS encoding topoisomerase I, putative, translated as MEISENNGRSGSTSDDDILINQIKKKFCDDKLDDSGQIRGIRNEEFNCEKGVNDDNKINVKENNDCIETNELKCDKNDMYNYSNESIINKKDNLYNFVDENSEKFKSSNSNKNNEKEKLEKNKTNVKEEKIIDEKCKLIKDEKKQLGKIKKETTKKPKKLLKKSEENFEPINRWWEKIDDQTDTQWQYLEHRGIIFSPPYVQHNIPIFYKSIKTELNAKAEELATYWCSVIGTDYCTKEKFILNFFKTFINSLEKDNIIRQENENKLKKGDISNFKFIDFMPIKDHLVKLREEKLNRTKEEKEEEKKIRIEKELPYTYALVDWIREKISSNKAEPPGLFRGRGEHPKQGLLKKRIFPEDVVINVSKDAPVPRLYDNMCGHNWGDTYHDNKVTWLAYYKDSINDQIKYTFLSAQSKFKGYKDLLKYENARKLKSCVHKIREDYRNKMSNKNIIDKQLGTAVYLIDFLALRVGGEKDIDEEADTVGCCSLRVEHISFAHDVPIKNESKNDANDDKSNKRPLPKNLDDIKAEDCYITLDFLGKDSIRYFNTVKIDKQAYINIITFCKNKSKDEGVFDQINCSKLNEYLKEIMPTLSAKVFRTYNASYTLDQQLKRIKETNGKSKYSLYSCDTDLHKKKKRKLTQRTTSLSILSDISDSTLNEKNKNNEEKENNENASGNLLKETNEEDKNSPIEVDVSDVNELINFFNNANREVAILCNHQRSIPKQHDTAMSKIKKQIEVYNEDIKEYKKYLQHLKKSKDKKFVFVSKVVTLDGTLRPNKVKDNMKEESCKKKLIALIKKVELLQNQMKVRDDNKTIALGTSKINYMDPRITVAFCKKFEIPIEKIFNRSLRLKFPWAMFATKNFCF; from the coding sequence ATGGAAATAAGTGAAAATAATGGAAGAAGTGGTAGTACGTCAGATGATGACATATTAATTAAtcaaattaagaaaaaattttgtgATGATAAATTAGATGACTCTGGACAAATAAGAGGTATCCGAAATGAAGAATTTAATTGTGAAAAAGGAGttaatgatgataataaaataaacgtAAAGGAGAATAATGATTGTATTGAGacaaatgaattaaaatgtgataaaaatgatatgtataattattcaaatgaaagcataattaataaaaaagataatttatataattttgttGATGAAAATagtgaaaaatttaaatctaGTAATAGCAATAAAAACAacgaaaaagaaaaattagaaaaaaataaaacaaatgtcaaggaagaaaaaattattgacgaaaaatgtaaattaattaaagatgaaaaaaaacaactaggaaaaataaaaaaagagacAACTAAAAAACCTAAAAAGTTACTTAAAAAGTCTGAAGAAAATTTTGAACCAATAAATAGATGGTGGGAAAAAATAGATGATCAAACTGATACGCAATGGCAATATTTAGAACATAGAGGAATTATATTTTCACCTCCGTATGTACAGCACAATATtcctattttttataaaagtattaaaaCAGAATTAAATGCGAAAGCAGAAGAATTAGCAACGTATTGGTGTAGTGTTATTGGTACAGATTACTgcacaaaagaaaaatttatattaaatttttttaaaacctTTATAAATAGTCTAGAGAAAGATAATATTATAAGACAAGAAAATGAGAATAAGCTTAAAAAAGGAGACATATCGAACTTTAAATTTATAGATTTTATGCCCATTAAAGATCATTTAGTCAAATTAAGGgaggaaaaattaaatagaacaaaagaagaaaaggaggaagaaaaaaaaattagaatagAAAAGGAATTACCTTACACATATGCATTGGTTGATTGGATTCGTGAAAAAATTTCGAGTAACAAAGCTGAGCCGCCAGGATTATTCAGGGGGAGAGGAGAACATCCTAAACaaggtttattaaaaaaaagaatttttccTGAAGATGTAGTAATTAATGTGAGTAAAGATGCTCCTGTTCCACGACTTTACGATAATATGTGTGGACATAATTGGGGAGATACCTACCACGATAATAAAGTAACATGGTTAGCTTATTACAAAGACAGTATTAATgatcaaattaaatatacatttttatctGCTCAATCTAAATTTAAAGGCTATAAAGATCTtctaaaatatgaaaatgcAAGAAAGTTAAAATCTTGTGTTCATAAAATTAGAGAGgattatagaaataaaatgagcaataaaaatattattgataAACAACTAGGTACAGCCGTTTATTTAATAGATTTTTTGGCCTTAAGAGTAGGGGGTGAAAAAGACATAGACGAAGAAGCAGACACCGTAGGTTGTTGTAGTTTAAGAGTTGAGCACATTAGTTTTGCCCATGATGTAccaattaaaaatgaaagtaaAAATGATGCAAATGATGATAAATCCAATAAAAGACCATTACCGAAAAATTTGGATGATATTAAAGCAGAAGATTGCTATATAACATTGGACTTTTTAGGAAAAGATAGTATTCGATATTTTAACACCGTAAAAATTGATAAACAGgcatatattaatataataacattttgtaaaaataaaagtaaggATGAAGGAGTGTTTGATCAGATAAACTGttcaaaattaaatgaatatttgAAAGAAATTATGCCTACATTATCGGCAAAGGTTTTTCGTACTTACAATGCTTCATATACTCTTGATCaacaattaaaaagaataaaagagACAAATGGAAAATcaaaatattcattatattCATGTGATACTGAtttacacaaaaaaaaaaaaaggaaattgaCGCAAAGGACTACTTCATTAAGTATACTAAGTGATATTAGTGATTCAacattaaatgaaaaaaataaaaacaatgaagaaaaagaaaataatgaaaatgcaTCTGGTAACTTACTAAAAGAAACTAATGAGGAAGATAAGAATTCTCCAATAGAAGTAGATGTTTCTGATGTTAATGaacttattaattttttcaataatgCTAATAGAGAAGTTGCTATTTTATGTAATCATCAGAGAAGTATTCCAAAGCAACATGACACAGCAATGtcgaaaataaaaaagcaaATAGAAGTTTATAACGAGGACATTaaggaatataaaaaatatttacagcatttaaaaaaaagtaaagataaaaaatttgtCTTTGTTTCGAAGGTAGTTACTTTAGATGGAACTTTAAGACCAAATAAAGTAAAAGATAATATGAAAGAAGAATcttgtaaaaaaaagttaattgCCCTTATAAAAAAGGTAGAACTATTACAAAATCAAATGAAAGTAAGAGATGATAATAAAACTATTGCTTTAGGAACttctaaaataaattatatggaTCCACGAATAACTGTTgctttttgtaaaaaatttgaGATAccaatagaaaaaatatttaatagaaGCTTAAGACTTAAATTTCCATGGGCCATGTTTGCTACAAAAAATTTCtgtttttaa
- a CDS encoding purine nucleoside phosphorylase, putative, whose product MENAERHIKLSKEHYCSVALIVGDPGRVDKIKLLCDSYVDLYYNREYKSAECHYKGQKFLCVSHGIGSAGCAICVEELINIGVKIIIRAGSCGTLQPKEMNRGDIFIAHSAVREDRLSHLLVNSDFPAVADFEVYDTLLKSAHELNESVFTGMCLTSDLYYKHQVIPNQFALYEKAHVGINDMEMATVMVIGSLRKVKVGGIFIIDGAPLQWNEGNFEVELNPEKLKKMILISIEACARLAAKYN is encoded by the coding sequence atggaGAATGCTGAAAGGCatataaaattatcaaaagAACATTACTGTTCTGTTGCTTTAATCGTTGGTGATCCAGGGAGagttgataaaataaaattgttatGTGACTCTTACGTAGATTTGTATTATAATAGAGAATATAAAAGTGCTGAATGCCACTATAAAGGCCAGAAGTTTTTATGTGTAAGCCATGGTATTGGTTCTGCTGGTTGTGCAATATGTGTAGAAGAATTAATTAATATTGGagttaaaataataattagaGCAGGATCATGTGGAACTCTTCAGCCAAAAGAAATGAATAGAGGGGACATTTTTATTGCTCATTCAGCCGTTAGAGAGGATAGACTTTCCCATTTGTTGGTAAATTCAGATTTTCCTGCTGTTGCTGATTTTGAAGTTTATGATACATTATTAAAAAGTGCACATGAACTAAATGAATCTGTTTTTACAGGAATGTGCTTAACTTCAGATTTATACTATAAGCATCAAGTAATACCAAATCAATTCGCATTATATGAAAAGGCTCATGTAGGCATTAATGATATGGAAATGGCAACCGTTATGGTTATTGGAAGTTTAAGAAAAGTAAAAGTTGGAGGAATCTTCATTATTGATGGTGCTCCACTTCAATGGAATGAAGGAAATTTTGAGGTAGAATTAAACCcagaaaaattaaagaaaatgattttaatttCTATAGAAGCCTGCGCACGTTTGGCTGCAAAATATAATTGA
- the SIP gene encoding stripes inner membrane complex protein, putative yields the protein MSKTFSESQSQTENNSDKRIKIDDDISSNADSNSSSKKLSKKSVYSKKSNVQQLLARIAQEIDEREPSNVIHFIVDFLCKHYPEHLHGFEAIWNGDPDLEQDRLLVVEFFKYQKLPVEISVHFINAGFDTIETLCTLSTNSLDDVEKFNNTRWLPGHKVRLQQTFNDITNRVRRFKEERDALIKSLRQGFINPSPIHNSAILPKTLNPMIVPVLSHASSPINISTREGNYLRVNESISPHFFKR from the exons ATGTCAAAAACTTTTAGTGAATCACAGTCACAAACGGAGAATAATTCCGATAAAAGGATAAAAATAGATGATGATATATCATCAAATGCAGACAGTAATTCAAGTTCcaaaaaattaagtaaaaaaagtGTTTATAGTAAGAAGTCTAATGTTCAACAATTATTAGCAAGAATAGCtcaa GAGATTGATGAAAGAGAACCAAGCAATGTAATACATTTTATTGTtgattttttatgtaaacaTTATCCGGAGCATTTACATGGATTTGAAGCTATATGGAATGGAg ATCCAGATTTAGAGCAAGACAGATTATTAGTAGtggaattttttaaatatcaaAAATTGCCAGTAGAAATATCAGTACATTTTATCAATGCTGGGTTTGACACAATAGAAACATTATGTACATTATCTACTAATTCTCTTGATGATgtagaaaaatttaataatactaGATGGCTACCTGGGCATAAAGTTAGATTACAACAAACCTTTAACGATATTACAAATAGAGTTCGAAGATTCAAAGAAGAAAGAGATGCTTTAATAAAATCGTTGAGGCAAGGATTTATAAATCCATCTCCAATACATAATTCAGCTATATTACCAAAAACATTAAATCCTATGATAGTCCCAGTTCTTTCTCATGCATCTTCACCAATTAATATTTCTACAAGAGAAGGTAATTATTTAAGAGTAAATGAATCAATATCTCcccatttttttaaaagataa
- a CDS encoding peptidyl-prolyl cis-trans isomerase, putative, which translates to MNMNDNVPNKNEEKEKNDNMHENEEKEDEISKNKKEGNDKYDFYSLDNESSDGSYGPAPLEEINDSCEVDDPYDKNSEDLMNNKKSSIYVKKVENESDGEKKKENISNKRKITKISKNKKKARINNDIYLKNIPTNKNYEISYMHTDTVTQVLVSNKKKYIVTGSADGVIKFWYKNVGSIEFVKHFKIHSDEIICLFISEDEEVLGSLSKDKTYKQFDISSFDMNIIIKLDFAPQTGEFIYSSLFSTSVKVAISSNEKPCIYIYKPLESDTCMQVINFSCNIIEIIKYNKFYDLCILSDNNGLIDIVDATYFKFPKYEHDNTKNQKNNETNTNKSNKRYNIKKLGFSFKSETDLYELCKYKTYALCISLSLDGKFMAVLSENYFLRIYKFKTMKLYRVYDESTEMYLTAQNDPLKKDLHIDSLDFGKRLFIEKEIKKVMKNQNIKLDMIIFDESNQYIIYSTFIGIKVVNFTTNQLCYIIGKNETNLRYLSLSLYQKIIPVNKIRANVHESLYINEKNISDCALFCTVYKKSRFYVFTKKALNEHELEERDIYNEQPTKNDLNSFLSTPLKNIENSTKIPKSAIIYTTMGEIYINLFYKECKKTVQNFSVHSQNGYYNNCIFHRVIKHFMIQTGDPSGDGTGGESIWGHEFEDEFFDHLNHSKPFMVSMANCGPNTNGSQFFITTVPCPWLDFKHTVFGKVTQGTKVVLDIENVRTDKKDKPLESIKILNIKIDH; encoded by the coding sequence atgaatatgaatGATAATGTTCCCAACAAAAATgaagagaaagaaaaaaatgataatatgcATGAAAATGAAGAGAAAGAAGATGAGATtagcaaaaataaaaaagaaggaaatgataaatatgatttttattctttagaTAATGAATCAAGTGATGGAAGCTATGGACCAGCTCCtttagaagaaataaatgataGTTGTGAAGTAGATGATccatatgataaaaattctGAAGATTTAATGAATAACAAGAAAAGTtctatatatgtaaaaaaagtagaaaaCGAAAGTGacggagaaaaaaaaaaggaaaatatatcaaataaaagaaaaattacaaaaataagcaaaaataaaaaaaaagctagaataaataatgatatatatcTAAAGAATATTCCTACTAATAAGAATTACGAAATAAGTTATATGCATACAGATACTGTAACTCAAGTTCTTGtgagtaataaaaaaaaatatatagtaaCAGGAAGTGCTGATGGAGTGATAAAATTTTGGTATAAAAATGTAGGCTCTATTGAATTTGTGaaacattttaaaattcATTCAGATGAGAttatttgtttgtttatttcaGAAGATGAAGAGGTATTAGGTAGTTTATCAAAAGATAAAACTTACAAGCAATTTGATATTAGTAGCTTTGACatgaatataattataaaattagatTTTGCTCCTCAAACAGGAGAGTTTATATATTCATCTCTTTTCTCCACTTCTGTAAAAGTTGCTATATCTTCAAATGAAAAACcatgcatatatatttacaagCCTTTAGAAAGTGACACATGTATGCAAGTAATAAATTTTAGTTGTAACATTATTGAAATTATAaagtataataaattttacgATTTATGCATATTAAGTGATAATAATGGGCTCATTGACATTGTTGATGCaacttattttaaatttcctAAATATGAACATGATAATACAAAAAaccaaaaaaataatgaaacgAATACTAATAAATCTAATAAAAGATAcaatataaagaaattaggattttcttttaaaagtGAAACAGATTTATATGAACTGTGCAAGTATAAGACATATGCATTATGCATAAGCTTAAGTTTAGATGGTAAATTTATGGCTGTTTTATCAGAAAACTATTTTTTacgaatatataaatttaaaactaTGAAATTATATAGGGTTTATGATGAAAGTACAGAAATGTATCTAACAGCTCAAAATGATCCcttaaaaaaagatttgCATATAGATAGTTTAGATTTTGGAAAAAGACTAtttattgaaaaagaaataaaaaaagttatgaAAAATCAGAATATAAAATTGGATATGATTATTTTTGATGAATCAAATCAATACATAATATATTCTACTTTTATTGGTATAAAAGTTGTTAATTTTACCACTAATCAATTATGTTACATAATTGGAAAAAATGAAACCAATTTACGCTACTTATCCCTTTCATTATACCAAAAAATAATACCAGTAAACAAAATTAGAGCAAATGTTCATGAATctctatatataaatgaaaaaaacatATCTGATTGTGCTTTATTTTGCActgtttataaaaaatcaagattttatgtttttacaAAAAAGGCATTAAACGAACATGAATTAGAAGAAagagatatatataatgagcAGCCaacaaaaaatgatttaaattcTTTCTTGTCTACGCCtttgaaaaatatagaaaatagtACTAAAATCCCTAAAAGTGCAATAATTTATACAACTATGggagaaatatatattaatcttttttataaagaatgTAAAAAAACTGTACAAAATTTTTCTGTTCATTCACAAAACGGATACTATAATAATTGCATATTTCATCGAGTTATCAAGCATTTTATGATTCAAACTGGGGATCCCTCAGGAGATGGTACAGGAGGGGAAAGTATCTGGGGTCATGAATTTGAAGATGAATTTTTCGATCATCTGAATCATTCCAAACCTTTTATGGTCTCTATGGCAAACTGTGGCCCCAATACTAATGGAtctcaattttttataactacAGTGCCTTGTCCTTGGCTTGATTTTAAGCATACGGTTTTTGGAAAAGTAACTCAGGGAACTAAAGTTGTTTTGGATATAGAAAATGTACGTACTGACAAAAAGGACAAACCTTTAGaaagtattaaaattttaaacataaaaattgatcattaa